The following are encoded in a window of Chitinophagaceae bacterium genomic DNA:
- a CDS encoding saccharopine dehydrogenase NADP-binding domain-containing protein has product MKTIVLIGAGKSATVLIDYLVAEARINDWKFIVADSNREQVLSKTNNSPFAEAVQLDVTNEAQRTELIQKAHVVISMMPPALHFLIAKDCVEYRKHLLTASYLDDKMKSLQDEVNERKLLFLCEMGLDPGIDHMSAMRIIDGIKAKGGSITSFKSHCGGLVAPESDDNPWHYKITWNPRNIVMAGQSGAVYKLNNETKTVKYADLFDVSNKIVFDGLENLAFYPNRDSLSYIPTYKLPDAATFMRTTLRHVDFFRGWNAIVHAGLTNETENIQPTGLTFAKWSAPVLPFVNDENKAMLQFLGLFEDALVPATAKNSADILQFLAETKLKMLPADKDMIVMLHEFEYVLEGKNKSLKSCLVVKGEDSLRTAMAKTVGLPLGIAAKLILNGLIRSKGLHIPTSKEIYDPVLQELELAGIKFTETAG; this is encoded by the coding sequence TTGAAAACGATCGTCCTCATCGGCGCCGGGAAATCGGCCACTGTTTTAATAGATTACCTGGTTGCGGAAGCCCGGATCAACGACTGGAAATTCATTGTGGCAGATTCCAACCGGGAACAGGTACTTTCCAAAACAAACAACTCCCCTTTTGCCGAAGCCGTGCAACTGGATGTTACCAATGAAGCACAGCGGACTGAACTGATACAAAAGGCGCATGTGGTCATTTCCATGATGCCCCCTGCCCTGCACTTTTTAATTGCCAAAGATTGTGTGGAATACCGGAAGCACCTGCTCACTGCTTCTTATTTAGATGATAAAATGAAAAGTCTGCAGGATGAGGTCAACGAGCGGAAATTATTGTTCCTCTGTGAAATGGGACTGGACCCCGGCATCGACCACATGAGCGCCATGAGGATCATTGACGGGATAAAAGCAAAAGGGGGCAGCATCACTTCGTTTAAAAGTCACTGCGGCGGACTGGTGGCGCCGGAAAGTGATGACAATCCCTGGCATTATAAAATAACCTGGAACCCCAGGAATATTGTGATGGCCGGACAATCAGGCGCAGTGTATAAACTGAACAACGAAACAAAGACGGTGAAATATGCCGACCTGTTTGATGTATCCAACAAAATTGTTTTTGACGGGCTGGAAAACCTGGCCTTCTACCCTAACCGGGATTCATTAAGTTATATACCTACCTATAAATTACCGGATGCGGCTACGTTCATGCGTACCACCCTAAGGCATGTTGATTTTTTTAGGGGATGGAATGCCATTGTGCATGCGGGACTGACAAATGAAACAGAAAACATCCAACCAACTGGTCTGACCTTTGCCAAATGGTCTGCCCCTGTTTTACCTTTTGTGAATGATGAGAATAAGGCCATGCTGCAATTCCTGGGATTATTTGAAGATGCATTGGTTCCGGCCACAGCCAAAAATTCTGCCGACATCCTGCAATTCCTGGCAGAAACAAAACTGAAGATGCTGCCCGCCGACAAGGACATGATCGTTATGCTGCATGAATTTGAATATGTGCTGGAGGGAAAGAATAAAAGTTTAAAAAGCTGCCTGGTTGTAAAAGGGGAAGATAGTTTGCGGACAGCAATGGCTAAAACGGTTGGCCTGCCATTGGGCATTGCAGCTAAATTGATCCTGAACGGGTTGATCCGGTCAAAAGGATTACACATACCTACTTCAAAGGAGATCTATGATCCGGTATTGCAGGAACTGGAATTAGCAGGTATAAAGTTTACAGAAACTGCCGGGTAA
- a CDS encoding NAD-dependent deacylase, translated as MNNKKHIVVLSGAGISAESGLKTFRDSDGLWMGYDVYEVASPQGWTRNPQLVLDFYNARRKDVAAASPNAAHTGLAELENDFDVTIITQNIDDLHERAGSSRVIHLHGEIFKMRSIADEHELYGIRGDIMLGDTASDGYQLRPHIVWFGEAVPMMEKAASIVRDCDYFVVVGTSLQVYPAASLLYYTTASQPKFIIDKKIPEKERYADCTLIEMPATEGVKELRRILPVR; from the coding sequence ATGAATAACAAAAAGCACATTGTTGTCCTTTCCGGCGCCGGCATCAGTGCCGAAAGCGGGTTAAAGACCTTTCGTGACAGCGACGGATTATGGATGGGATATGATGTATATGAAGTGGCATCTCCACAAGGCTGGACCAGGAACCCGCAACTGGTGCTCGATTTTTATAATGCACGGAGAAAAGACGTGGCGGCAGCATCTCCAAACGCTGCCCATACCGGGCTGGCAGAACTGGAAAATGATTTTGATGTGACCATCATCACCCAAAACATTGATGACCTGCATGAACGGGCCGGCTCTTCCAGGGTCATACACCTGCATGGCGAGATCTTTAAAATGAGGAGCATCGCTGATGAGCATGAACTGTACGGGATACGTGGCGACATCATGCTGGGAGATACCGCCTCGGATGGCTACCAGCTCAGGCCCCATATTGTCTGGTTTGGAGAAGCCGTTCCCATGATGGAAAAAGCAGCTTCCATTGTCCGGGACTGCGACTATTTCGTGGTGGTAGGAACATCGCTGCAGGTATATCCTGCCGCATCACTCCTGTATTACACAACAGCCAGCCAGCCAAAATTCATCATCGATAAAAAAATACCCGAAAAAGAGCGCTATGCTGATTGTACACTGATCGAAATGCCTGCAACAGAAGGAGTGAAAGAACTAAGAAGGATTTTACCGGTCAGATAA
- a CDS encoding M48 family metallopeptidase, whose product MKKFLLLFVGLSMFIACSTNTVTGRKQLKLFPEETLQQQAVTEYRSFLSQNKVLSGTVNKDAEMVSRVGMRISKAITDYYTQKGLASELNGYKWEFNLVESKEVNAWCMPGGKVVVYTGLLNITQNEAALAVVMGHEITHAVAHHGNERISQVALAQGLEIAGNIFTSGNQKANSIFNNVFSPTAQVAVLLPNSRNQEYEADHFGLNFAAMAGYNPREAVPFWQRMGAAAGSGKPPEFLSTHPSDENRIAKLQEYMNEALSYYKPVGK is encoded by the coding sequence ATGAAAAAGTTTCTTTTATTATTCGTTGGATTATCCATGTTCATAGCCTGCAGCACGAACACGGTTACCGGGCGAAAGCAGTTAAAATTATTTCCGGAAGAAACACTGCAGCAACAGGCAGTCACTGAATACCGGTCATTCCTTTCGCAGAACAAGGTATTGAGCGGAACCGTAAATAAAGATGCGGAAATGGTAAGCAGGGTAGGAATGCGGATATCAAAAGCTATTACGGATTACTATACACAAAAAGGACTGGCCAGCGAACTGAACGGCTACAAATGGGAATTCAATTTAGTAGAATCAAAAGAAGTGAATGCATGGTGCATGCCCGGGGGCAAAGTAGTTGTTTACACGGGACTTTTGAACATAACACAGAATGAAGCAGCGCTGGCTGTTGTAATGGGGCATGAGATAACACATGCTGTTGCCCATCATGGCAATGAACGGATAAGCCAGGTTGCACTGGCACAGGGCCTGGAAATAGCCGGAAATATATTTACATCCGGGAACCAGAAAGCAAACAGCATCTTCAATAATGTGTTTTCTCCCACGGCACAGGTGGCGGTATTATTGCCCAACTCCCGTAACCAGGAGTACGAGGCCGATCATTTCGGGTTGAATTTTGCCGCCATGGCCGGGTATAATCCAAGGGAAGCCGTTCCTTTCTGGCAAAGGATGGGAGCAGCAGCCGGCAGCGGAAAACCACCGGAGTTCTTGTCTACCCATCCTTCCGATGAGAACCGTATTGCCAAATTGCAGGAATATATGAACGAAGCACTCAGCTATTATAAGCCCGTGGGCAAATAA